From a single Candidatus Binatia bacterium genomic region:
- the pheS gene encoding phenylalanine--tRNA ligase subunit alpha produces MSESLDNLRDEVVDRIGRSASEDEVERLRVEVLGRKGTLTSLLRGLKDVPAEERPKRGEALNRLRGFLEERIDERLQALKSGNREKALSRERVDITLPGSRRERGRVHPLTLAMDEIIDVFLGMGFEIARGPEIEDDYHNFEALNIPKDHPARDMQDTFFVGENRLLRTHTSPVQIRVMESRKPPLQIIAPGTVYRRDELDVTHSPAFLQVEGFMVDRGISFSDLKGVLTHVLRRIFSEDTAVRFRPSFFPFTEPSAEVDIGCFNCGGKGSLGASQPCRVCKGSGWLEILGSGMIDPEVFRFVGYDPEKFSGFAFGMGVERIAMLKFGIEDMRLFFQNDMRFLRQFPSF; encoded by the coding sequence ATGAGCGAGTCTCTGGACAATCTCAGGGACGAAGTCGTCGATCGGATCGGCCGCTCGGCGTCCGAGGACGAGGTCGAACGTCTCCGCGTCGAAGTCCTCGGGCGCAAAGGAACGCTTACGAGTCTGCTCCGCGGCCTGAAGGACGTCCCGGCCGAGGAGCGGCCGAAACGCGGCGAAGCGCTCAACCGGCTCCGCGGCTTTCTCGAAGAGCGGATCGACGAGCGCCTCCAGGCGCTGAAGTCCGGGAATCGAGAGAAGGCGCTCAGCCGGGAGCGGGTCGACATCACGCTTCCGGGGAGCCGCCGCGAGCGCGGACGGGTCCACCCGCTGACGCTCGCGATGGACGAGATCATCGACGTGTTTTTGGGCATGGGCTTCGAGATCGCGCGCGGGCCCGAGATCGAAGACGACTACCATAACTTCGAGGCGCTCAATATACCCAAGGACCATCCGGCGCGCGACATGCAGGACACCTTTTTCGTCGGCGAAAACCGTCTGCTCCGCACCCACACCTCGCCGGTTCAGATCCGCGTCATGGAGAGCCGCAAGCCGCCGCTCCAGATCATTGCGCCCGGCACCGTCTATCGGCGCGATGAGCTGGACGTGACCCATTCACCGGCGTTTCTTCAAGTCGAAGGCTTCATGGTCGATCGCGGCATATCGTTCAGCGATCTCAAAGGAGTTCTGACGCACGTGCTCCGGCGGATCTTCAGCGAAGACACCGCTGTTCGCTTCCGTCCTAGTTTCTTTCCTTTTACGGAGCCGAGCGCAGAAGTCGATATCGGCTGCTTTAATTGCGGCGGCAAGGGCTCGCTCGGCGCTTCACAGCCGTGCCGCGTGTGCAAGGGCTCCGGCTGGCTCGAAATTCTGGGCAGCGGCATGATCGACCCGGAAGTCTTTCGCTTCGTCGGCTACGATCCGGAAAAATTCTCCGGCTTCGCCTTCGGCATGGGCGTCGAGCGCATCGCGATGCTGAAGTTCGGCATCGAGGACATGCGGCTCTTCTTTCAAAACGACATGAGGTTCTTGCGCCAGTTTCCCAGTTTCTGA
- the rplT gene encoding 50S ribosomal protein L20 — protein MPRAKGGSKTRRRRKKIMKLAKGYVGGRGKLYRMARETVERGLAFAYRDRRVRRREFRGLWITRINAAARLSGLSYSQLIRGLKHAGVELDRKILADIAVADAAGFGQIAQLAKTHLST, from the coding sequence GGAAGTAAAACCAGGCGGCGGCGGAAGAAGATCATGAAGCTCGCCAAGGGCTATGTCGGAGGCCGCGGCAAGTTGTACCGCATGGCGCGGGAGACGGTCGAGCGCGGTCTCGCATTCGCCTATAGAGATCGCCGGGTCCGGCGGAGGGAGTTCCGCGGCCTGTGGATCACGCGCATCAACGCGGCGGCTCGATTGAGCGGGCTTTCGTACAGTCAATTGATCCGGGGTCTCAAGCATGCCGGCGTCGAGTTGGATCGAAAAATCCTCGCGGATATAGCGGTCGCGGACGCGGCCGGCTTCGGCCAGATAGCCCAGCTCGCCAAGACTCACCTTTCAACGTAG